One genomic segment of Cyanobacteriota bacterium includes these proteins:
- a CDS encoding DEAD/DEAH box helicase translates to DEADEMLNMGFIDDVETILSKAPSNRQTAFFSATMPPSIRKLVSRFLNDPAMVTIEQPKTAPARINQYAYLLPRGYSKAMAILPILELEDPETAIIFVRTRKAAAELTSTLQAAGHSVDEYHGDLSQSQRERLLSRFKQHQVRWVVATDIAARGIHVDDLTHVINYDLPDNVENYVHRIGRTGRAGKEGTAIAILQPLERYKLRDIERHMRQSIEIRPMPTRAEVEARYLERLKQRVQEALAGERMASFLPVVSQLSEEYDLRAIAAAALQLTYDQTRPSHGQADAIVYPEDLPAAHEKPLRRTFPKSRPAKRVRT, encoded by the coding sequence GGATGAAGCCGATGAAATGCTAAACATGGGCTTTATTGATGATGTAGAGACTATTTTGAGTAAAGCACCCAGCAATCGACAGACAGCATTCTTCTCAGCGACGATGCCACCGTCGATTCGCAAGTTGGTAAGTCGGTTTTTGAATGACCCAGCTATGGTCACGATCGAGCAGCCTAAAACGGCCCCTGCTCGTATCAATCAATATGCCTATTTGTTGCCACGTGGCTACAGCAAGGCAATGGCGATTTTGCCAATTTTGGAGCTGGAAGACCCAGAAACAGCAATTATCTTTGTCCGTACACGCAAGGCTGCGGCAGAACTCACTAGCACTTTACAGGCCGCGGGTCACAGTGTAGACGAATATCATGGTGACCTCAGTCAGAGCCAGCGAGAGCGGCTGTTATCTCGATTTAAGCAACACCAAGTTCGTTGGGTTGTAGCTACAGATATTGCAGCTAGAGGTATTCACGTTGACGACCTCACCCATGTGATCAATTATGATTTGCCGGATAACGTTGAGAACTATGTGCACCGAATTGGTCGAACTGGTCGTGCGGGTAAGGAAGGTACTGCGATCGCTATTCTGCAACCTCTAGAGCGGTACAAACTGCGAGACATTGAGCGTCACATGCGCCAGTCGATTGAAATTCGCCCAATGCCAACCCGTGCTGAGGTAGAAGCCCGCTACCTAGAACGATTAAAGCAACGTGTACAAGAGGCTCTGGCTGGGGAACGCATGGCATCATTTTTGCCGGTCGTATCGCAACTGAGCGAGGAGTATGATCTGCGGGCGATCGCAGCGGCTGCCTTACAGTTGACCTACGACCAGACCCGTCCTAGCCATGGACAGGCTGACGCGATCGTATATCCTGAAGATTTACCTGCTGCCCACGAAAAGCCCTTACGTAGGACATTCCCCAAGTCTAGGCCCGCTAAGCGAGTCCGTACTTGA